A DNA window from Candidatus Liberimonas magnetica contains the following coding sequences:
- a CDS encoding tetratricopeptide repeat protein — protein MDRNDGYFKPGQLFKLSYLIGRIKSIRSFKDLMQRLYSACVLFYKVAAFRYGKKYWKRLEEIRDLSKKAGLFVEQGKASAREGRYAEAEEEFKEAIKIDAKSEAAHQELGKVYYIQNRLSEAEEELGKAIKINKKNRNTQLLLAKVYSAENKYVPALDAFFKLISPGMDNTGIYTEIEIVYGISKEYDKAIKGYKEVIARGVDDGRIHIALAKVYVHKEEYGNAIVEYKKAMERGGDDINVHLDIARAYYKNAQHNLAIEECAKVQETAPSLEALRIMIQVYKKLKNFDLCIQTGNEYIKMENEKDKEYNKKLLAIFSVNKINRGREKELTVKIIRTPYFEKKPEDKLDYCLLPPIGIARIASYLMSNGIKVDKDDLYIKVNHDNMFGNERDRIDREVFFDEKRVLEYVQGKDDIDIESIFKKTEERTKLEGYNVILISLPAIVGNTSGYMFVLSFARYLKGKYNPVIIIGGLDDTVVDMIRYDNKNIDFIIKGKGEKPLFMLLSALKYGIDVRKIPDISIENDGKLIATDLHSKLDVVPDFSGLPLELYEYKSRCKPDDKYDDEAKEVVNGFNNSKVMVSPFVMTEGCSYECAFCGDSFRDIIFSLTPKRVVEHIRTLNERYGTKYIFFLNNTINLSKKYMNEFCDEIINSGLDILWSDCARADNLDRDTLLKMRKAGCIRLIYGMETASPRLLRYIDKQINLKRLEDILSWTDEAGIWTGIEIICGFPGETKEDIKMTVEFLNKNKKHVNTIFNNIFYLIGGSKMFLYAGKYGIRNIIKTDTYKYERDRLRGVSRNAFDEADGLKWEDKLKQMSDAYDYMQKITNSNSNYLTDYDAEHMLFYMYSKYKDKKEIVRIFDKLSGYKT, from the coding sequence GTGGACAGGAACGACGGTTATTTCAAGCCAGGACAATTATTTAAGTTAAGCTATTTAATTGGCAGGATAAAAAGCATAAGGTCGTTTAAAGATCTCATGCAAAGGCTTTATAGCGCCTGTGTATTGTTTTATAAAGTAGCGGCCTTTAGGTACGGGAAAAAATACTGGAAGAGGCTTGAAGAAATACGGGATTTGTCTAAAAAAGCCGGGCTGTTTGTAGAGCAGGGCAAGGCCAGTGCCAGAGAGGGCAGGTATGCCGAGGCGGAAGAAGAATTTAAGGAAGCGATAAAGATAGATGCTAAGAGCGAGGCAGCACACCAGGAACTTGGGAAAGTTTATTATATCCAGAACAGGCTAAGCGAAGCGGAGGAAGAGTTAGGGAAGGCTATCAAGATAAACAAAAAGAACAGGAACACGCAATTGCTGCTGGCAAAGGTATACAGCGCAGAAAATAAATATGTACCTGCTTTGGATGCTTTTTTTAAATTAATCAGTCCCGGCATGGATAATACCGGGATATATACAGAAATAGAAATTGTATATGGAATCAGCAAAGAATATGACAAAGCTATAAAAGGGTATAAAGAAGTAATAGCCAGGGGTGTTGATGATGGACGGATACATATTGCATTAGCAAAGGTATATGTACACAAAGAAGAATACGGTAATGCAATTGTGGAATATAAAAAGGCTATGGAAAGAGGCGGAGATGATATAAACGTACATTTAGATATCGCACGGGCATATTATAAGAATGCGCAACACAATCTTGCAATCGAGGAATGTGCCAAGGTCCAGGAAACCGCTCCGTCGCTTGAAGCGCTTCGTATTATGATACAGGTATATAAGAAACTGAAAAACTTTGATCTATGCATACAGACAGGCAATGAATATATAAAAATGGAAAATGAAAAAGATAAAGAATACAATAAGAAATTATTAGCTATATTCAGCGTTAATAAAATAAATAGAGGCAGAGAAAAAGAATTAACGGTCAAGATCATCCGTACGCCGTATTTCGAGAAAAAGCCGGAAGATAAGTTAGATTATTGTTTGCTGCCGCCTATAGGTATTGCGCGGATAGCGTCGTACTTAATGTCAAACGGGATAAAGGTGGACAAAGATGACCTCTACATCAAAGTAAACCATGACAACATGTTCGGAAACGAACGAGACAGGATAGACAGGGAAGTCTTCTTTGATGAAAAAAGGGTCTTAGAATACGTGCAGGGGAAAGACGATATAGATATTGAAAGCATATTTAAAAAAACAGAAGAAAGGACAAAACTGGAAGGATATAATGTTATTTTGATCTCTTTGCCTGCAATAGTAGGCAATACGAGCGGGTATATGTTCGTCTTATCTTTTGCGAGGTACTTAAAGGGAAAATATAATCCTGTCATCATAATAGGAGGGCTGGATGATACGGTAGTTGATATGATAAGATACGATAACAAAAATATTGATTTTATAATTAAAGGGAAAGGTGAGAAACCCCTGTTCATGCTTTTATCAGCCTTGAAATATGGGATAGACGTTCGTAAGATCCCTGATATTTCAATAGAAAATGACGGGAAATTGATAGCGACAGACCTGCACAGCAAGCTGGATGTCGTTCCTGATTTTAGCGGGCTTCCGCTGGAACTGTATGAATATAAGAGCAGGTGTAAACCGGATGATAAGTACGACGATGAAGCCAAAGAGGTAGTTAACGGATTTAATAACAGCAAAGTAATGGTATCGCCGTTCGTGATGACGGAAGGCTGTTCATATGAGTGCGCGTTTTGCGGCGATTCGTTCAGGGATATTATATTTTCTCTGACCCCGAAAAGAGTTGTTGAACATATAAGGACCTTAAATGAAAGATACGGGACGAAATATATTTTCTTTTTAAACAACACGATCAACCTGTCAAAAAAATATATGAATGAATTTTGCGATGAGATAATAAATTCGGGCCTTGATATTTTGTGGAGCGATTGTGCAAGAGCGGATAACCTTGATAGGGATACGCTTTTAAAGATGAGAAAAGCAGGGTGCATAAGGCTGATATACGGAATGGAAACTGCAAGCCCGAGGTTATTAAGATATATTGATAAGCAGATCAACTTAAAACGTTTAGAAGACATACTCTCCTGGACCGATGAAGCGGGGATATGGACAGGCATAGAAATAATATGCGGTTTCCCGGGCGAAACAAAAGAAGATATCAAGATGACGGTAGAATTCCTCAATAAAAACAAGAAGCATGTTAATACCATCTTTAACAATATATTTTATTTGATCGGAGGCAGCAAGATGTTTTTATATGCGGGAAAATACGGCATAAGGAATATAATTAAGACCGACACATATAAATACGAGCGTGATAGGTTAAGGGGGGTAAGCAGGAATGCTTTTGACGAGGCAGACGGTTTAAAATGGGAAGATAAATTAAAACAAATGTCCGATGCCTATGACTATATGCAGAAAATAACCAATTCTAATAGTAATTACCTGACGGATTATGACGCCGAGCATATGTTGTTTTACATGTATTCAAAATATAAAGATAAAAAAGAAATAGTGAGGATTTTTGATAAATTGTCCGGATATAAAACATAG
- the rpiB gene encoding ribose 5-phosphate isomerase B: MQKRKFYIGSDHAGYNLKEYVKSNLNKKGYVVEDLGTYDKTSVDYPDFAKKVAIKVSRDKDTSGVLICGTGIGISIAANKVPGIRAALCNDPACAALARKHNDANILVLAGRRYNKRKVDSILKSWLKADFEGGRHLRRVNKIKNIEREFSKKTNNGCQN, encoded by the coding sequence ATGCAAAAAAGAAAGTTTTACATAGGTTCTGATCATGCCGGTTATAATTTAAAAGAATACGTAAAATCAAACCTTAATAAAAAAGGCTATGTTGTAGAAGATCTCGGGACATATGACAAAACCAGCGTGGACTATCCGGATTTTGCAAAAAAAGTAGCTATTAAGGTAAGCCGGGACAAAGACACTTCCGGTGTTTTGATATGCGGGACGGGGATCGGCATATCGATAGCAGCGAACAAGGTGCCCGGTATAAGGGCTGCGTTGTGTAATGACCCTGCCTGCGCGGCTTTGGCAAGGAAACATAATGATGCAAATATCCTTGTACTTGCCGGAAGGCGATATAATAAGCGGAAAGTAGACAGTATCCTAAAATCCTGGCTTAAGGCAGATTTTGAAGGCGGGAGACATTTACGAAGAGTAAACAAGATAAAGAATATAGAACGAGAATTTTCTAAAAAGACAAATAATGGATGTCAGAATTAA
- a CDS encoding GIY-YIG nuclease family protein: MWHVYILECKNLSLYTGITDNLKRRIKQHKEGKGSKYTRSFGVKKLLYEEKHPTKSSALKREAEIKSFEREEKLALINRKECNC; encoded by the coding sequence ATGTGGCACGTTTATATTTTGGAATGCAAAAATTTGAGCCTCTACACCGGGATAACGGACAATCTCAAGAGGCGCATTAAACAGCATAAGGAAGGTAAAGGCAGCAAATATACCAGGTCATTCGGCGTAAAAAAACTGCTTTATGAAGAAAAACACCCGACTAAGAGCTCAGCACTGAAAAGAGAGGCTGAAATAAAAAGTTTTGAAAGAGAAGAAAAGCTTGCCTTGATAAATAGAAAAGAGTGTAATTGTTGA
- a CDS encoding HAD-IA family hydrolase: MDVRIKLIIFDLDGTLVNTKKDIARAINYSLVNVGLKEKDIETITSYIGEGLRNTMFKALDLKHEELLDKAVGLFKSYYIEHPVDDAYVYPGVKEFLEKATMTKAVISNKDRDLCVKTLELLNINGYFDVVVGGEDPNCRKPDPCPLLKVMKNLGVDSSSSMIVGDMESDIIAGKAAKIKTCAVTYGFGKIEDIRKAAPDYLIDSFSELNKFIN; encoded by the coding sequence ATGGATGTCAGAATTAAACTTATCATATTTGACCTGGACGGCACTCTTGTAAACACGAAAAAAGATATCGCAAGGGCTATTAATTATTCTTTGGTCAATGTCGGGCTTAAGGAGAAAGATATAGAAACTATCACTTCATACATCGGAGAGGGCCTGAGAAATACAATGTTTAAAGCCCTTGACCTGAAACATGAAGAGCTGCTGGATAAGGCAGTAGGACTTTTCAAGAGTTACTATATCGAACATCCGGTTGATGATGCCTATGTATATCCCGGAGTTAAAGAATTTTTAGAGAAAGCAACGATGACAAAAGCCGTGATAAGCAATAAAGACAGGGATTTATGTGTAAAAACACTTGAATTATTAAACATAAATGGATACTTTGATGTTGTGGTAGGCGGTGAAGACCCGAATTGCAGGAAACCTGACCCCTGCCCGCTTCTTAAGGTAATGAAAAACTTAGGTGTTGATTCCTCTTCTTCAATGATAGTAGGCGATATGGAATCTGATATAATCGCAGGCAAAGCCGCAAAAATCAAAACCTGTGCCGTAACATACGGATTTGGGAAAATAGAGGACATAAGAAAAGCCGCCCCTGATTATTTAATAGACAGCTTCTCAGAACTAAACAAATTTATAAATTAA
- a CDS encoding DUF3800 domain-containing protein, with protein sequence MIYLYLDESGDLGFDFINKKPSRFFVVTILAVQGEDARRRITIGVKRTLRRKLNPASKRQRMVEELKGTDTTFEVKQYFLRQIKDAKFSIYSIVLNKKRVYEYLLKDKSRVYNWVARLLLDNVNISGAQTRVMLVLDKCKGKREIEDFNTYIRSQLQARINPKIPLDIRHLDSLQECCLQACDMFAWGIFRKYERRDNKWWNVFKEKVVYDGTYLPENKNERAL encoded by the coding sequence TTGATATATTTATACCTTGATGAAAGTGGAGATTTGGGGTTTGATTTTATCAATAAAAAGCCGTCCCGTTTCTTTGTAGTTACGATATTGGCTGTGCAAGGTGAGGATGCACGGCGTAGGATAACAATTGGGGTAAAGCGTACTCTTAGAAGGAAATTGAATCCTGCAAGCAAACGTCAAAGGATGGTTGAGGAACTGAAAGGCACTGATACTACATTTGAGGTCAAACAATATTTTCTCCGGCAAATTAAGGACGCTAAGTTTTCAATTTACAGTATTGTTTTGAATAAAAAACGGGTATATGAATACCTTCTCAAAGATAAATCCCGTGTTTATAACTGGGTAGCGCGCCTTTTATTGGATAATGTGAATATTTCAGGGGCGCAGACAAGGGTTATGCTTGTGCTTGATAAATGCAAAGGAAAACGTGAAATAGAGGATTTCAATACTTATATCAGGTCGCAGTTACAGGCACGGATAAATCCAAAAATTCCTCTAGATATACGCCATCTTGATTCGTTACAGGAATGCTGTTTACAAGCATGCGATATGTTTGCCTGGGGAATTTTTAGAAAATATGAGCGCAGGGATAATAAATGGTGGAATGTTTTTAAAGAAAAGGTGGTTTATGACGGAACATATCTGCCTGAAAATAAAAATGAGCGCGCCCTATAA
- a CDS encoding glutamine--tRNA ligase/YqeY domain fusion protein has product MTELNEPKDKGKDFIRTIIDEDIKNNKNSGRVETRFPPEPNGYLHIGHAKAICLNFGLAKEYNGVCHLRFDDTNPVKEDVEYVDSIQEDVKWLGFDWGKHLYYASDYFDRFYEYAVELIKKEKAYICNLSPEETRLYRGTPTEPGKNSPYRDRPVKESLELFEKMKNGEFKEGECILKAKIDMAHPNINMRDPALYRIKHAEHHRTGNKWCIYPMYDYAHPISDAIEDITHSICTLEFEDHRPLYDWVLDNITISCHPQQIEFARLNLTYTVMSKRKLLELVKDGIVTGWDDPRMLTISGLRRRGYTPEAIRNFCDRIGVAKTNSTIDIALLEYFIREDLNRTAQRIMAVLDPLKVVINNYPEGQVEYFDADNNPENPEQGVRKIPFSKVIYIEKEDFRENPPPKYFRLTPAQEVRLKHAYIIKCEKVIKDSETGELLELHCTYDPKTKSGMPDAQRKVKGTLHWVSALHAMDAQVRLYDRLFLKENPDDAGENEDFKASLNPDSVKRLNSCKIENIFKTYKTGDTYQFLRNGYFCIDKDSTGEKIIFNRTVTLKDTWAKIEKSGKK; this is encoded by the coding sequence ATGACAGAACTTAATGAACCAAAAGACAAGGGAAAAGATTTTATCCGTACCATCATAGATGAAGATATAAAGAACAACAAGAACAGCGGCAGGGTCGAAACCAGGTTCCCACCTGAACCGAACGGGTACCTGCATATAGGGCATGCAAAGGCTATATGCCTTAATTTTGGGCTGGCAAAAGAATATAACGGGGTTTGTCATTTAAGGTTTGATGATACAAATCCGGTAAAAGAAGATGTCGAATATGTAGATTCTATACAAGAGGATGTAAAGTGGCTTGGTTTTGACTGGGGAAAACACCTTTACTATGCCTCTGACTATTTTGACAGGTTCTATGAATATGCAGTTGAATTAATAAAGAAAGAAAAGGCTTATATATGCAATTTAAGTCCGGAAGAGACACGGCTTTACCGCGGCACACCGACAGAACCTGGGAAAAACAGCCCTTACAGGGACAGGCCGGTAAAGGAAAGCCTTGAGCTTTTTGAAAAAATGAAAAATGGCGAGTTTAAGGAAGGGGAATGTATCCTAAAAGCAAAAATAGATATGGCTCACCCGAATATCAACATGAGAGACCCTGCGCTTTACAGGATAAAACATGCCGAACATCACAGGACAGGCAATAAATGGTGTATATACCCGATGTATGATTATGCCCACCCGATATCTGACGCCATAGAAGACATAACGCATTCTATATGCACTTTAGAATTTGAAGACCACAGGCCTTTGTATGACTGGGTTTTGGATAACATAACGATAAGCTGCCATCCGCAGCAGATAGAATTTGCAAGGCTTAATTTAACATATACAGTTATGAGCAAAAGAAAACTCCTTGAACTTGTAAAGGACGGCATAGTCACCGGCTGGGATGATCCAAGAATGCTTACGATCTCAGGGCTTAGGAGAAGAGGGTATACCCCAGAGGCTATCAGAAATTTCTGCGACAGGATAGGCGTTGCAAAAACGAACAGTACTATAGATATCGCCCTTTTAGAATATTTTATACGGGAAGACTTAAACAGGACAGCGCAAAGAATTATGGCTGTACTTGACCCGTTAAAAGTAGTAATAAATAACTATCCGGAAGGCCAGGTTGAATATTTCGATGCAGATAACAATCCGGAAAACCCGGAACAAGGAGTAAGAAAAATACCGTTTTCAAAAGTTATTTATATAGAAAAAGAGGATTTTAGGGAGAATCCGCCGCCCAAATATTTCAGGCTTACCCCTGCCCAGGAAGTCAGGCTAAAACATGCGTATATAATTAAATGCGAGAAAGTTATTAAGGACAGTGAGACCGGAGAACTGCTTGAACTGCACTGCACTTATGATCCTAAAACCAAAAGCGGAATGCCCGATGCACAGCGCAAGGTAAAAGGTACCCTTCACTGGGTCTCGGCCCTGCACGCGATGGACGCTCAAGTAAGGCTTTATGACCGGCTATTTCTAAAGGAAAACCCTGATGATGCAGGCGAAAACGAAGATTTTAAGGCCAGTTTAAACCCCGATTCAGTAAAGCGTCTCAACTCATGCAAAATCGAAAATATTTTTAAAACCTATAAGACAGGCGATACCTATCAGTTTTTAAGAAACGGTTATTTTTGTATCGACAAGGATTCTACCGGTGAAAAGATTATATTTAACCGTACAGTAACTTTAAAAGATACCTGGGCAAAAATAGAAAAATCAGGCAAAAAATAA